The Vicinamibacteria bacterium DNA segment GCGAACGTGCCCTGGGGGTTCAGTTCCACCTCGATTTCGCCCGCCAGCGCCATCTTCTCGAAGAGCTTGTTCTCTCCCACGTAGGTCGCGATCATCTTTTTCACTTGACGGTTCTGCAGGAGGAGGGTGATCCCGAAGTCGTTCGTCCCCGCGTTGTTGCTCATGAGCGTGAGGTTCTTGACCCCCCGGTCCCGAAGAGCGGCGATCAGGTTCTCGGGAATGCCGCAGAGGCCGAATCCCGAGATCATGATGGAGGCGCCGTCGGGGATGTCCTTGACGGCCGCGGCCGCGTCCTTCATCACCTTGTTCACAAAAAAGGGGCTCCTGAAAGCCTGGGGGCCTGTCGCCAGTCCGATAGTATCAAGTTCGGGTCGCGCCCCGCAGGGCCTTCAGGGCGCGCGCGACCTCGGCCCGGTTCTGGCCCAGGATCTCGCGCCAGAGCGGGCGCGGGCTTCTGGCCAGCCGGGTCATGTCCCGGAAGCCCGGGCCCGCGAGCTGGAGGTGGCGGGCGGCCACGGGGTCGTGGCGGACGGCGTCCAGGAGGGCGAAGGACACGACCTGGGGGAGGTGGCTCAGGAAGGCGAGGGCGCGGTCGTGGTCGCGCACCGAGATCGTCACCGGCCGGGCCCCCACCGCGCGCACCAGCGCGCGCACCCGAGAGAGGGCGCGGGTGCCCGGCGGCGTGGGAGTGAGCGCCCAGGCCCGTCCGCGGAAGAGGTCGGCGGAGGCGGCCGCGAATCCCCGTCCCTCGGTCCCCGCCACGGGGTGGCCGCCCACGAACCCACCGAGGCCCAGCCGCCGCGCCAGCCCGCAGATCGGCCCCTTCACGCTGCCCACATCGGTGATCACCAGGCGGCGGGGCGACGCTCGGGCCGCCAAGCGCCGGAGGAGGGTCAGGTTGGCACGGGGGGGCGCGGCCAGCACGACCACGTCGGCGCGGCGGGCCGCCGCCTCCGGGGTGGCCATGGTCTCCGCGACCGCCCCCTGCGCGCGGGCGCGCCGCCTCACTCCCGGCCGGTCCACGCCCAGCACCCGGTATCCCGCCCGGGTCAGGGCGCGGGCCAGGGATCCGCCGATGAGCCCCAGACCGACGATGGCCACCACCGGCCTGCGCCTCCTCACTCTTCCCCCAGCACCCGCCCCAGGAGGTCGGGCTCGCGCCTCTGGAGGAGGCGGGCGGCCGCGCCCAATAGGGTCGCGTAGATGGCGGCGGCGCCAGCCAATGCGAGGGGCAGGGTCAGCAGCCAGAGCCTTTCCTCCCCCAGGAGGAGGGGCAGCCAGGCCAGGAAGGAGAAGGGAGAGGAGACGAGGAGCGCGCCCATCATCAAGGCGGCGGCCACGGCCGCCGCGCCCAGGCCGCGGCCCCCGGAGACGGGGCCGTAGGGGTTCCTCCCCGGCGCGGGCACCGCCACCGGGAAGAGGATGGAGAGAAAGTTGTCGACCCCCGCCCCGATCAACATGGTCAGGAGGCCGACGGTGGCCACGGGAGCGGCGAGCGGGGGCGGCGCGAGGAGAACCGTGGCCAGGAGAAGGAGGAGCAGGCTGGGCAAGCGCAGCAGGATGACTCCTGCGTTCTTGGCCGCCAGCACCCTCCAGCGTGGCACGGGAAAGCCGACGAGCAGGATCAAGCCCCGCCGCTCGAGGGCGAAAGCGTTGGCTCCAAACGTGGAGAGGCCGGTGAGGGAGGCGAGAGCCAACAGCGCAGCAGGGGCCACGCGGCCGGCGGAGCCCTGCCAGACGAGAAAGAGCAGGAGGAGGGGCCCCACGAGACTGGTGAAAACCACGGCTTTGAGCCGGGGGTCGCGCCAGGTCACCCGCAGGTCCTTCTCCAGGAGAGCGCCGAGGTCACCCGAAAAGAGCATGGGTGCCGGGGCCCCGGCCGCCCGAGCGGGAGCACTCCCCAGTTCCAGCTCGCCCCGGTAGATCCGCCGCGCGAGGGATGCCGAGAGGAACACCGCGCCCAGGAGCCCCCCGCCCGCCGCCGCGACGTAGAAGAGGAAGGGAAGGGCTTCCCCGCGCCCGGCGTGGACGGCGGCCCGCAGTCCCCAGGCGAAAGGGGAGACGGCAAAGAGGTCGGTGGCCACCACGAAGCGCAGGAGGCCGGCCAGGCTGCGGCCCCCGCCGGCCATGAAGAGGAGGGGGAGGAGGCTGAGCAGGAAGCCGAGCCCCAGGCCGAAGAAGAGGGCCCGGTCCTGGAGCCTTCGGTTGCGGGCCAGGCCCTGGAAAAGGAGGCCCATGACCTGGGCCGCGGCGAGCACGAAGAGGTAGGCGAGGGCCACCCCCGCCCCGCAGAGCGGAAGCGAGCCGAGGCCACCCGCTACGGACAGGGTCAGGGACAAGAGCAGGGGGATCTGGGTCAGGACCATGGGCTGGAGCAGGTTCGCGCCCAGGGACGCCACCACCAGCAGGGGCAAGGGGATGGGGAAGTGAAGCAGCCGTGACAGGTCGTGGGTCTCGCTGAAGGCCACGCCGGCCAGAAGCGGGGAGAGCGTCCAAAAGAGGCCGAGCAGGGTCGCCGCCGCAGAGACCACGGGCAGCACCGCCTCCGGCTGCCGGTTCTCCAGGAGGCGGAGGCCGAAGTAGGTGAAGAAAGAGGCGAGCCCCGCGAAGAGGAGCAGACCGGGAACCGCGAGCAATAGGCCCAGGATTCGCTCCCGGGCCCCCAGCAACGCCCGCACGTCCATTCGCCAGCGCAGGACGATGAGCGCGATCAGCCGATCCACGAGAGGTCCTGGCGGTGGACGTCCGCCGCCACCAGTTTGAGGAAGACGTCTTCCAGGCTCGCGTCCTGGCCCACCTCACGCTGGGCGCGGATCTCCGGGAGAGTCCCTTGGGCCACGATCCGCCCCCGATCGATGATCGCCACCTCGTCGCAGAGCCTCTCCACCACGTCGAGGACGTGGGTGGTGAAGAAGAGGGTCACCCCCTTCCGGGTCAGCCGCTGCAGGAGGTCCGTGACCACCCGCGCGGAGACGGGGTCGATCCCGTTCAGGGGCTCGTCCAGGAACAGGACCCGCGGGCTGTGGATGAGGGCGGCGGCCAGGGCCAGCTTCTTCTTCATGCCCTGCGAGTAGTCCACGATCAGCTTGGAGCGGTCCTCGGTAAGGCTCAAGAACTCGAGGAGCTCCTCCGTGCGCTTCTGGGTCTCCGCCCGGCCCAGGCCGTACATCCGCCCCGCGAAGTGCAGATACTCCTCTCCCGTCAGCCTTTCGTAGAGGGGGAGCTCCTCGGGCAGGACTCCGATGATCCGCTTCACCCCCAGCAGGTCCTTGCTTAAGCGGATCCCCTCCAGAACTGCATCGCCCGCGGTCGGGCGCAGGAGACCGGTGAGCATCTTGATGGTCGTGCTCTTGCCGGCGCCGTTTGGCCCCAGGAAGCCGAAGAAGCGCCCCCCGCCTACCCGGAAGGACAACCGGTCCACGGCGGTCGTCTGGCGGAAGACCTTGGTCAGCCCCTCCACCACGATGGCGTCGCGGACGCTCATGGCCCGACAGTTAACACTTTATCGGGACCGTGCTCAACCAAGCCGCGGTGCGGTTTCCGGCTTCGGCTCTCATCCACCCTCTCCTCGCCCCCAGTCTCCCCCACCCTCCTTGACCCCCTCCCTCCAAGGCCGTACGCTCCCGCGCAGGGAGCGGAGGAACCGCGATGGCGAAGCGTCGGGGGCTTGCCGGCCTGGTCGGGATGGGCCTTTGGCTGGCTGCTTCCACGCGGGCGGAAGCTCCCCCCGGCCTGCGCGCGGGCCCCCCCGCCTGGGCCGCGGACGCCGTCTGGTACCAGGTCTTTCCCGAGCGCTTCCACAACGGCGATCCCCGCAACGACCCCCGCCCCGCGGACCTCCGCGGCGCTTGGCCCCATGACCCCATCCGTGACTGGCGTCTCTCCTCCTGGACCGGGGACTGGTACAAGCTGCAGCCCTGGGAGAAGGCGAACGGGCGGGACTTCTACTACAACGCTCAACTCCGGCGCTACGGCGGGGACCTCCAGGGGGTCATCGACAAGCTGGACTACCTCCAGAGCCTGGGGGTGACCGCGATCTCGCTCAACCCCATCTTCGAGGCGCCCTCCCTCCACAAGTACGACACGACGTTCTACCACCATGTCGACAACAACTTCGGACCCGATCCCGAGGGGGACCGACTGATCTGGGCCACCGAGAACCCGCTTGAACCCTCCACCTGGAAATGGACCGCCGCCGATCGGCTCTTCCTGCGCCTGGTGCAGGAGTGCCACCGGCGACAGATGAAGGTGATCCTGGACGGGGTCTTCAACCACGTGGGCCTCACCTTCTGGGCCTTCCGGGACGTGCGCACGAAGCAGGCGCAGTCGAAGTACACGGGCTGGTTCGTCATCGACCGCTTCGACGATCCCCGGACCCTCGCCGACGAGTTCGACTACCGGGGCTGGGCGGGGGCGCGGGAGCTGCCGGAGCTGCGCAAGGAGGGGGACACCTTGGCCGCGGGACCGCGCGACCACCTCCGGGCCATCGTCAAGCGGTGGGGCGATCCCAACGGGGACGGCGACCCCGCGGACGGGGTGGACGGCTGGCGGTTGGAGGTGGCGCAGAAGGTCCCCCACGGGTTCTGGCGCGAGTTCCGCAAGTGGGTGCTCGCCATCAACCCCGAGGCGTACTTGACGGGCGAGGTCTGGTGGGAGGACTGGTCCGCCAACAAGATGTGGAACCCCGCGCCCTGGCTCAAGGGGGACGAGTTCGACGCGGTATTGAACTACCGGTGGGCGGATGCGGTCAAGGCCTTCTTCATCGATCGTCAGAGTCCGATCAGCGCAACCGAGTTTGACGAGCGCCTGGCCACCCTGCGCGCCGACGGCCCCCCTCCCACCAACCTTGCCCTCATGAATCTGCTCGACAGCCACGACACCGACCGCCTGGCCTCCCAGATCGTGAACCCGGATCGTCCCTACGGGCACGCGCGGGGCCCCCGGGACGATCCCTCCTACGACGTGCGCGCCCCCCGCGCCGAGGAATGGCGTCGGCTCCGCCTGGTGGCGGCCTTCCAGTTCGCCTACCTGGGCGCCCCCATGGTCTATTACGGCACCGAGGCGGGGATGTGGGGTGGGGAGGATCCCGACGATCGCAAGCCCATGGTCTGGAAGGAGCTGCGCTACGAGGACGAAGCGACCCACCCCTTAGGCCAGGCGCGCCGGGCCGACCCCGTGCGCTTCGACGAGGAGCTCTTCAAGTACTACCAGAGCCTCGGTCACATCCGCGCCACCCAGGCCCCCCTGCGCCGGGGCACGTTCGAGACGGTGCTGGCCGACGACGCGCGCCGCGTCTACGCCTTCGTGCGCGCCCTGGAGGACGACCGGGTCCTGGCCGCGTTCAACGCCTCCGATCGCGAGCAGGCGCTGGAGCTGCCCTTTCCCCTGCCCGCGCGCGACCTCCTCTCCGGCCGCCGCTACAAACCGCGGGGGGGCAAGACCGCGCTGGCCCTTCCCGCCCTGGGGGCGGCCCTGCTCGCGTCCGAAGCGGGCGCAACTCCTCTCAGCGCAAGCCCACGTTGACCCTGCCCTAGCCACCGACCGGCTGGCTCGGCGGAGGATGACCCGCACGCTGTAGTTGCCGGCTCGGCGATGGACATGGTCGGCGCTGAGGTGCCGCTCGAGGGTCGCTCTCGGCTCGAAGGGGGGGCCGTCCGCCTCGCAGAGGTTGCGGTCTCCGTCGTCCCAGTCCCACTCCAGGAGGGGGGCAGGAGGAAAGTCCTCGGCGGCCTCCCCCCCGAGCTCCGCGATGTCGACCACTCGCCGGGGTGCGAGCCCTACGCGCGGGCGCGCCCGTGCGGCGGGTCGCGCCTAAAGTGTGCTAGGGTGGGTCATCTTTTTCCAGTGGACGCGCGGGATCCCGCCCTTTCCGAATCGGGGGACCCAAACCGGATGGTAGAAGGGAAGCGCCCGGATCGCCGCAAGGAAGCGCGCATCGCGCTGCACGTGCCGGTGAAAGTGCAGGGCCGCAGGGGCGACGGCGCGACCTGGGAAGAGATGACGAACAGCGAAGACGCCTCCATGGCCGGGATCTCATTCCGGCTCCACGAGTCCGTGCGGATCGGCCAGGCCCTTCATCTCGCCATGCCCCTCCCCAAGCGGCTGCGCCGCCATGATCTCACCGACCCCTCCTACCACGTTTACGGGCTGGTGCGGAGCGTGGGCTCGGGCAACCCCCCGCGGGTGGGCCTCATGTTCCTGGGCAAGCACCCGCCGCGGGGGGAGACCTCGCTCCCCAGCGGCATCTTTCTGATGCCGAACGACCCCCGGCCCGACGAGCGCCGGCGCTTCCCCCGGACGGAGTCGCGCCTGGGGCTGAAGCTGCGGCGGACGAGCGTCCCCGGCCCGCTCGTGGAAGAGCAGACCTACGCGGAAAACCTGAGCAAATGGGGGGCCCTCGTGAAGACCTCCCTGCCCGTGGCCAAGGGGGAGATGGTGGAGGTCGAGAACCTGGAGGGCACCTTCCACACCCGGGCGGAGATCCGCAACGTCTCCATCGGCGCCGACGGCCAGCCCCGGCTGAACCTGCTCTTCCTCGACCACCCCACCCCGGAGGGCCTCCTGCCCCCGGAGCCCGCCCCCTAGCCGCCCGACGGGGCCGGGATCTTGGCCAGGGGCAGGGTGCGTCCCAGGACGGGAGCGATGACCCGGAGCTCCCCCATGAGCCGATCGAACTGGTCGGGGTAGAGGCTCTGCGCCCCGTCGGAGAGGGCCTTCTCGGGCTCGTTGTGCACCTCGATGAGCAGCCCGTCCGCCCCCGCCGCCACCGCCGCCCGCGCCATGGGAATGACCTTGTCCCGGCGGCCGGTGCCGTGGCTGGGGTCCACCAGGATCGGCAAGTGGCTCCGCTTCTTGACCACCGGGATGGCGGAGATGTCGAGGGTGTTGCGAGTCGCGTTCTCGAAGGTACGGATGCCGCGCTCGCAAAGGATGACCTGGCCATTGCCCCCGGCCAGGACGTACTCCGCGGAAAGCAGCCACTCCTCGATGGTCGCGGAGAGGCCGCGCTTCAGGAGCACGGGCCGACGGACCCGGCCCAGCTCCTTGAGAAGGTCGAAATTCTGCATGTTGCGCGCCCCCACCTGCAGGCAGTCCACATAGCGCAGCATCATCTCGATCACCCGCACGTCCATGACCTCGCTCACGACGGCCAGGCCCAGCTCATCCGCCGCGTCCCGCATCCAACGCAAGGCTTCCTCACCGTGCCCCTGGAAGGAATAGGGCGATGTGCGCGGCTTGAAGGCCCCCCCCCGCAGCACCTTGGCCCCCGAGGTCTGCACCGAGCGGGCCACGGACGAAACCTGTTCCCGCGTCTCCACCGAGCACGGACCGGCCATCACGATGACCTCCGGCCCGCCCACCGGGATCCCCGCTATGTCCACCACCGTGTCCTCGGCCTTGAACGTGCGCCCCACGAGCTTGTAGGGTTCGGAGATCTTGACCACCTCCCGCACCCCGGGGATGAGCTCGAGGGCGCGGGGATCCACCGACCGGCGGGGGGAACCCACCGCCCCTAGCACGGTGTGGCTGACTCCAGTGGACCGGTGGACGTCGTAGCCCACGTCCACCAGCGTCTGGATGACTTTCTGAACTTGCTCCTCCGTCGCCGTCTGCTCCATCACGATGACCATGGGCTCACCTTTAATTAGTCGGGCCTCTCCGGCCCCTCCCCCCCCTGTCCTTCGTCGGCGTCCTCGCGGGGGGGGACCCCGCGGCGGTCCCCGCCCAGCCGCTCCAGTCGCCGGCCTTCGTCGATGATCCTCTCGAAGACCCTCCTCACCGCCAACGCATCGAGGGGGCCCGGGTTCTCGCGCATCAAGCGTTCGAGGATCCAGGCTTCCCGCTCCGGGGAATAGACGGGCAGGCCCAGCACCCGCTTGATCTTGCCGATCTCGACCGCGCAGGCGGAACGGCTGTTGAGCAGCCCCATGAGCTGGTCGTCTATGGCGTCGATCCGACGGCGCCAGGCTTCGATCTCGGCCATGCTTCCCGGACCGGTCGGAGCCGGGATAGTGGCCCCGTCCCCCTCCCTCCCCGGTTCGGACGCCGCGGTTAGATCGCGCTTTTCAGCCATCGCACCTGCCCCCCGAGGTCTCCCTCCGGGTGCTCCTCCAGGAAGCGCACGAGCGCGCTGCCCACCACCACCGCGTCCGCGACCGCGGCCGCGGCCGCCACCTGCTCGGGGGTGGAGATCCCGAAACCCAAGGCCACCGGCTCCGCGGTCAGGGCCTTGATCCGCTTCACCAGCGGTCGGGCGTCATCGGAGAGCGCGCTCCGTTCCCCGGTGACCCCTGTGCGGCTCACCGCGTATACGAACCCGCGCGAGGCCTCCGCCACCCGGCGGAGCCGCTCCTCCGGGCTGGTGGGCGCGGCCAGGAAGACGGTGTCGAGGCCGGCGGGCCGGGCCGCCTCCAGCCAAGGGCCGGCTTCTTCCGGGGGGAGGTCCGTGACCAGGACGCCGTCCACTCCCGCCGCGCAGGCCTCGCCCACCACGCGGGCGAGCCCGTGCCGCAACAGGGAGTTGAAGTAGCTGAAGAGAAGCAGGGGGATTTCGCTCCTCCGGCGGATGCCGCGCACCGCCTGAAGCACCGCGGGCAGGGTGGTGCCCCGGGCCAGCGCCCGCTCGCTCGCCCGCTGGATCACGGGACCGTCCGCGAGGGGGTCCGAGAAGGGTACCCCGAGCTCAAGCACGTCGACGCCCCCTCCCTCCAGGGCCAGCGCGGCCTCGACGGTGGCTTCCAGGGAGGGATCCCCGGCGGTGATGAAGGCCACGAAGGCCTTGCCGCCCCCCCTCCGCACCCGGTCGAACCGCTCGCCAATGCGGGTCATGACGAGGGGGGGCGTCGTCCCTCACCGCCCTCCGTCGCCCGCGCGCCGCCCCCGGCGGGGAAGCGCTCCAGAATGTCCAGATCCTTGTCGCCCCGGCCGCTCAGGTTCACGATCAGGAGCCGGCCGCGCAGGGAAGCGGCCTCGCGCGCGACAAAGGCCAGGGCGTGCGACGACTCCAGGGCGGGCAGGATCCCTTCCATGGCCGAGAGCAGGTGGAAGGCGGCCAGAGCCTCTCCATCGTTGGCCGACGTGTAACGCACCCGCCCCTCGTCGTGAAGAAGGGCATGCTCGGGTCCGACCGCGGGATAGTCGAGTCCCGCGGAAACGGAGTGGGTGGGCAGGATGTTCCCCGCCCCGTCCTGCAGAAGGTAAGTGAACGTCCCCTGGAGCACGCCCGCGGAGGCGCTCTTGGCCAGGAATCTCGCCGCGTGGTCGCCCGGAGCCCCCGAGCGGCCGCCCGCCTCCACACCCACCATCTCCACGCCCTCGTCAGCGAGGAAGGCGGAGAAGAGGCCGATGGAGTTCGAGCCGCCCCCCACGCAGGCCACGAGCAGGTCGGGCAAGGCTCCGGCCTGGGCCAGGATCTGGGCCCGCGCCTCGTCCCCGATCACGGACTGGAAGTCTCGCACCATCATGGGATAGGGATGGGCGCCCAACACCGAGCCCAGCAGGTAGTGGGTGTGGCGCACGTTCGTCACCCAGTCGCGCATGGCCTCGTTGATCGCGTCCTTCAGGGTTCGCGCGCCGGAGTCCACCCCGCGCACCTCCGCCCCCAGCAGCTGCATCCGCCGGACATTGGGGGCCTGGCGGCGCATGTCTTCCGTACCCATGTAGACGACGCACTCGAGTCCCAGGAGCGCGCAGACCGCGGCCGTGGCCACCCCGTGCTGCCCGGCCCCCGTCTCCGCCACCACCCGGGTCTTGCCCATCCGCTTCACGAGCAGGGCCTGACCGAGGGCGTTGTTGATCTTGTGGGCTCCGGTGTGGCAGAGGTCCTCCCGTTTCAGGTAGACGCGGCAGCCCAGCCGCTCCGAGAGCCGGGAGGCGAAGCCCAAGGGCGTGGGCCGGCCCACGTAGTCGCGCAGACGCTCGGTCAGCTCCCGGCGGAAGGCAGGATCGCGCCGCGCCTCCGCGTATGCCGCCTCCAGCTCGCGCAGCGGCTCCATGAGCGTCTCCGGCACATAGCGCCCGCCGTAGGGCCCAAAATGCCCGGCTGAATCCGGTCTCATCCCTCCGCCCTCCGCACCGCTTCCACGAAAGCGCGCACGCGCCGCGGATCCTTGCGGCCGGGCGCGGACTCCACGCCGCTCGAGACATCGACCGCGTGCGGGCGCACGACCGCGATCGCCTCCGCCACGTTCTCGGGGGTGAGGCCACCCGCGAGCATGAGGAACCCCATCCTCTCCCTAAGACCCTCCGCCCGCGACCAATCAAAGCTCCGGCCCGTGCCCCCGGGCGCGCCCCCCCCTTGGGTGTCGAGGAGAAGGCCCGCCGCCCGTCCCTCGTAAGGCCGGGCCATCTCGGGGGAGAAGCCACCCCCCACCCGGAGCGCCTTCAGGGCCCGGCGGGTCAGACCCGCGAACGCTTCCGGCGGCTCGTCTCCGTGGAGCTGCAGCAGATCCAGGCCTGCCGCGTCCGCGGTCGTGGCCAGGGTCTCCCGGTCGGCATCGACGAAGACCCCCACCCGCCAGACGAAGGGGGGCAGCTCCGCCCCGATCCGGCGGGCGGTCTCGGGGTCCACCCGCCGGGGGCTCCCCGGCCAGAAGACGAAGCCCAGCGCGTCCGCTCCCGCCTCCACCGCGAGCCGCGCGTCCGCGGGAGAGGTGATGCCGCAGATCTTGACCAGGACGCGCGTCACGCCGCCCTCCCCGCCCGGATCAGCGCGGCCAGGGCCGACCCCGGGTCCGGGGCCCGCATGAGATGCTCGCCGACCAAGAAGGCGTCGAACCCCGCCTCGCCTAGGCGCCTCAGGTCGGCGCCGGTCTTTATCCCGCTCTCCGCCACCGCGAGCACGTCGTCCGGGATGCGGGGGGCAAGGCCGAGGGCGGTCTCGAGCGAAACCTCCAGGGTCTTGAGGTCACGGTTGTTCACGCCCACCAGGCGGGCCTGGGCCCTCAGGGCACGGTCCAGCTCGGTGGCGTCGTGGACCTCAACGAGCGCGTCCAGGTTCGCCTGCGCGGCCGTGCCGAGCAGCCCCAGGAGCTCGGGGTCGGAGAGGGCGGCCGCGATCAGGAGCACCGCGTCCGCCCCCGCGGCGCGAGCCTCCCAGACTTGGTAGGGATCGACCACGAAGTCCTTGCGCAGAGTGGGAAGGGAGGTGGCGCCCCGGGCTTGGCTCAAGTCTTCGAGGCGGCCCCCGAAGAACTCCGGCTCCGTGAGGACGGAGAGGGCAGCCGCCCCGGCCGCCTCGTAGGCCCGGGCCACCGTGGAGGGTGCGAGGTCTTCGCGGATCGCGCCCTGCGAGGGCGAGCGGCGCTTGAACTCGGCGATAAGGCTGGGCTCGCCGGGGCGCGCGAGGGCGCGGGCGAAGGAACGGGGCGGCCCCGGGGTGGGGGCCGTGGCCAGCAGGCGGTCGAGGGGGCAGCGGAGCCGGCGCTCCTCCACGCGGGCCCGGGTCCGGACCAGGATCTCGCCAAGTACGCTCCCGCTCATGATCGGGAGATCTCCCCGACCCGGTCCAGGAGGGCGGCCGCGCGCCCGGCGTCGATGGCCTCCGCCGCTTGGCGCACGCCTTCACGCAGATCGGCCGCCCGCCCCGCCACCAGGAGGGCGGCGGCGGCGTTGAGCAATACCACGTCGCGGCGGGGGCCCCGCACCCCGGCCAGGACCTCGCGGGCGATGGCGGCGCTCGCGCGGGGGTCGCCCCCCCGCAAGCTCTCGGCGTCCCCGCGGGCGAGGCCCGCATCCTCGGGCGCCACCCGGAAGGTCCGCAGGCCCTCCGCTTCGAGAGCGGTGACGGTGGTGGGGCCGGCCAGGGTCAGCTCGTCGAGGCCGGAGCCGTGGACCACCCAGGCCCGGCCCACCCCCATGCGCTGGAGGCAGCGCGCCATGAACTCCGTGAGCTCGGGCCGGGGCACCCCC contains these protein-coding regions:
- a CDS encoding prephenate dehydrogenase/arogenate dehydrogenase family protein produces the protein MRRRRPVVAIVGLGLIGGSLARALTRAGYRVLGVDRPGVRRRARAQGAVAETMATPEAAARRADVVVLAAPPRANLTLLRRLAARASPRRLVITDVGSVKGPICGLARRLGLGGFVGGHPVAGTEGRGFAAASADLFRGRAWALTPTPPGTRALSRVRALVRAVGARPVTISVRDHDRALAFLSHLPQVVSFALLDAVRHDPVAARHLQLAGPGFRDMTRLARSPRPLWREILGQNRAEVARALKALRGATRT
- a CDS encoding ABC transporter ATP-binding protein, yielding MSVRDAIVVEGLTKVFRQTTAVDRLSFRVGGGRFFGFLGPNGAGKSTTIKMLTGLLRPTAGDAVLEGIRLSKDLLGVKRIIGVLPEELPLYERLTGEEYLHFAGRMYGLGRAETQKRTEELLEFLSLTEDRSKLIVDYSQGMKKKLALAAALIHSPRVLFLDEPLNGIDPVSARVVTDLLQRLTRKGVTLFFTTHVLDVVERLCDEVAIIDRGRIVAQGTLPEIRAQREVGQDASLEDVFLKLVAADVHRQDLSWIG
- a CDS encoding glycoside hydrolase family 13 protein; its protein translation is MAKRRGLAGLVGMGLWLAASTRAEAPPGLRAGPPAWAADAVWYQVFPERFHNGDPRNDPRPADLRGAWPHDPIRDWRLSSWTGDWYKLQPWEKANGRDFYYNAQLRRYGGDLQGVIDKLDYLQSLGVTAISLNPIFEAPSLHKYDTTFYHHVDNNFGPDPEGDRLIWATENPLEPSTWKWTAADRLFLRLVQECHRRQMKVILDGVFNHVGLTFWAFRDVRTKQAQSKYTGWFVIDRFDDPRTLADEFDYRGWAGARELPELRKEGDTLAAGPRDHLRAIVKRWGDPNGDGDPADGVDGWRLEVAQKVPHGFWREFRKWVLAINPEAYLTGEVWWEDWSANKMWNPAPWLKGDEFDAVLNYRWADAVKAFFIDRQSPISATEFDERLATLRADGPPPTNLALMNLLDSHDTDRLASQIVNPDRPYGHARGPRDDPSYDVRAPRAEEWRRLRLVAAFQFAYLGAPMVYYGTEAGMWGGEDPDDRKPMVWKELRYEDEATHPLGQARRADPVRFDEELFKYYQSLGHIRATQAPLRRGTFETVLADDARRVYAFVRALEDDRVLAAFNASDREQALELPFPLPARDLLSGRRYKPRGGKTALALPALGAALLASEAGATPLSASPR
- a CDS encoding PilZ domain-containing protein gives rise to the protein MVEGKRPDRRKEARIALHVPVKVQGRRGDGATWEEMTNSEDASMAGISFRLHESVRIGQALHLAMPLPKRLRRHDLTDPSYHVYGLVRSVGSGNPPRVGLMFLGKHPPRGETSLPSGIFLMPNDPRPDERRRFPRTESRLGLKLRRTSVPGPLVEEQTYAENLSKWGALVKTSLPVAKGEMVEVENLEGTFHTRAEIRNVSIGADGQPRLNLLFLDHPTPEGLLPPEPAP
- the aroF gene encoding 3-deoxy-7-phosphoheptulonate synthase yields the protein MVIVMEQTATEEQVQKVIQTLVDVGYDVHRSTGVSHTVLGAVGSPRRSVDPRALELIPGVREVVKISEPYKLVGRTFKAEDTVVDIAGIPVGGPEVIVMAGPCSVETREQVSSVARSVQTSGAKVLRGGAFKPRTSPYSFQGHGEEALRWMRDAADELGLAVVSEVMDVRVIEMMLRYVDCLQVGARNMQNFDLLKELGRVRRPVLLKRGLSATIEEWLLSAEYVLAGGNGQVILCERGIRTFENATRNTLDISAIPVVKKRSHLPILVDPSHGTGRRDKVIPMARAAVAAGADGLLIEVHNEPEKALSDGAQSLYPDQFDRLMGELRVIAPVLGRTLPLAKIPAPSGG
- the pheA gene encoding chorismate mutase is translated as MAEIEAWRRRIDAIDDQLMGLLNSRSACAVEIGKIKRVLGLPVYSPEREAWILERLMRENPGPLDALAVRRVFERIIDEGRRLERLGGDRRGVPPREDADEGQGGEGPERPD
- the trpA gene encoding tryptophan synthase subunit alpha, coding for MTRIGERFDRVRRGGGKAFVAFITAGDPSLEATVEAALALEGGGVDVLELGVPFSDPLADGPVIQRASERALARGTTLPAVLQAVRGIRRRSEIPLLLFSYFNSLLRHGLARVVGEACAAGVDGVLVTDLPPEEAGPWLEAARPAGLDTVFLAAPTSPEERLRRVAEASRGFVYAVSRTGVTGERSALSDDARPLVKRIKALTAEPVALGFGISTPEQVAAAAAVADAVVVGSALVRFLEEHPEGDLGGQVRWLKSAI
- the trpB gene encoding tryptophan synthase subunit beta, giving the protein MRPDSAGHFGPYGGRYVPETLMEPLRELEAAYAEARRDPAFRRELTERLRDYVGRPTPLGFASRLSERLGCRVYLKREDLCHTGAHKINNALGQALLVKRMGKTRVVAETGAGQHGVATAAVCALLGLECVVYMGTEDMRRQAPNVRRMQLLGAEVRGVDSGARTLKDAINEAMRDWVTNVRHTHYLLGSVLGAHPYPMMVRDFQSVIGDEARAQILAQAGALPDLLVACVGGGSNSIGLFSAFLADEGVEMVGVEAGGRSGAPGDHAARFLAKSASAGVLQGTFTYLLQDGAGNILPTHSVSAGLDYPAVGPEHALLHDEGRVRYTSANDGEALAAFHLLSAMEGILPALESSHALAFVAREAASLRGRLLIVNLSGRGDKDLDILERFPAGGGARATEGGEGRRPPSS
- a CDS encoding phosphoribosylanthranilate isomerase → MTRVLVKICGITSPADARLAVEAGADALGFVFWPGSPRRVDPETARRIGAELPPFVWRVGVFVDADRETLATTADAAGLDLLQLHGDEPPEAFAGLTRRALKALRVGGGFSPEMARPYEGRAAGLLLDTQGGGAPGGTGRSFDWSRAEGLRERMGFLMLAGGLTPENVAEAIAVVRPHAVDVSSGVESAPGRKDPRRVRAFVEAVRRAEG
- the trpC gene encoding indole-3-glycerol phosphate synthase TrpC, which encodes MSGSVLGEILVRTRARVEERRLRCPLDRLLATAPTPGPPRSFARALARPGEPSLIAEFKRRSPSQGAIREDLAPSTVARAYEAAGAAALSVLTEPEFFGGRLEDLSQARGATSLPTLRKDFVVDPYQVWEARAAGADAVLLIAAALSDPELLGLLGTAAQANLDALVEVHDATELDRALRAQARLVGVNNRDLKTLEVSLETALGLAPRIPDDVLAVAESGIKTGADLRRLGEAGFDAFLVGEHLMRAPDPGSALAALIRAGRAA